The Cystobacter ferrugineus nucleotide sequence ATCTTCAACCAGAGGGGTGAGCGCGAGCCCCCACCCACCGCCGACGCCCGCTCCACCCGCGTCCCCGCATCGGCCAGCACCCGCATGCAGTCCGCGACGGCATACGCCACGCCCTCCATCACCGCTTGCGTCAGCGCCTCGCGCCCATCCCCGTGCGCCAGTCCCACGAAGGCCCCGCGCGCTCCGGCGTCGTTGTGTGGCGTGCGCTCCCCCGACAGGTAGGGAAGGAACTTCACCGGCGACGGCGCCCGCACGCGCTCCCCCACCGCGGCGATGAGCGAGGGGGCCGGCTCGCCCAGCAGCGCCGACAGCCACTCCAGGCTCGCCGCTGCGGACAGGATGACGCCCATCTGATGCCACGTGCGAGGCACCGCGTGGCAGAACGCATGCACCGCACCCTCGGTGTTCGGAGAGAAGCGCGCATTGGAGACGAACAGCACCCCCGAGGTGCCCAGCGACACGAACGCCGCCCCGGGCTTCACCGCGCCAATGCCCACCGCGCTCGCCGCGTTGTCCCCTCCCCCTCCCGCCACCACCGGAGCACGGTGCATGCCCCAGCGCCGCGCGAGCTCGGGCCGCAGCCGGCCAGACGACTCCGAGCCCTCCACCAGGCGCGGCATGTGCTCGCGCGTGAGCCCCGTGGCCGAGAGCAGCGCATCGGACCAGTCCCGCTTCGCCACGTCGAGCCACAGCGTTCCCGCCGCGTCCGACATCTCGGAGACGTGGTCGCCGATGAGGAACAGCCGCAGGTAGTCCTTGGGCAGCAGCACCTTGCGCGTCCTCGCGAACACGTCCGGCTCGTGCTCGGCGACCCAGAGCAGCTTCGGCGCGGTGAAGCCCGGCATGGCGAGGTTGCCGGAAATCTCTCGCGAGCGCGGGCAGCGCTCCTCCAGCAGGCGGCACTCGGCCTCCGAGCGTCCGTCGTTCCAGAGGATGGCCGGGCGCAGCGGCTTGTCATCCGCTCCGAGCAGCACCGCGCCATGCATCTGTCCCGACAGCCCCATCCCCTCGACGGCCGCCAGGGCCTCCCGGTGAGAGGCGGACAGCTCGTCCAGCACGTGCTCGAGGGCACGCATCCAGGCGTCTGGCTCC carries:
- the xylB gene encoding xylulokinase, yielding MYLGIDVGTSSVKAVLVDGHEHIVASASAALEVTRPRPGWSEQEPDAWMRALEHVLDELSASHREALAAVEGMGLSGQMHGAVLLGADDKPLRPAILWNDGRSEAECRLLEERCPRSREISGNLAMPGFTAPKLLWVAEHEPDVFARTRKVLLPKDYLRLFLIGDHVSEMSDAAGTLWLDVAKRDWSDALLSATGLTREHMPRLVEGSESSGRLRPELARRWGMHRAPVVAGGGGDNAASAVGIGAVKPGAAFVSLGTSGVLFVSNARFSPNTEGAVHAFCHAVPRTWHQMGVILSAAASLEWLSALLGEPAPSLIAAVGERVRAPSPVKFLPYLSGERTPHNDAGARGAFVGLAHGDGREALTQAVMEGVAYAVADCMRVLADAGTRVERASAVGGGSRSPLWLKILASVLDRPLDVHAEGDFGGAFGAARLGRLAATGEDPFTLAVPPPVARVVEPDAALVPRYAEEYARWRRLYPALRQER